A genomic window from Acidobacteriota bacterium includes:
- a CDS encoding amidinotransferase, producing the protein MKAYGCQSMVDPLRRVLVRRPDEAFGNADPDQWHYISQPNLPEAQREHDDLVATLRQAGCEVLYHDTPLPELADSIFTHDPVIITDEGSIILRMGKKQRRGEEIAIGATLEELGVPTLTTLEGEATAEGGDLMWLDHDTLAVGRGYRTNTEGLRQLTAALRPLGAETLEVQLPHGDGPESCLHLMSFISMLDLDLAVVYLPLLPVPFVEALAERGIDLVEVPDEEYPTMGPNVLALAPRKCLMIEGNPVTRKRLEAAGCEVLTYRGKELSLKAEGGATCLTRPILRSHI; encoded by the coding sequence GTGAAAGCGTACGGATGTCAGAGCATGGTCGATCCGCTTCGACGGGTCCTGGTTCGACGCCCCGACGAAGCCTTCGGAAATGCGGACCCGGATCAATGGCATTACATATCGCAGCCCAATCTCCCGGAAGCGCAACGAGAGCACGACGATCTGGTCGCCACACTCCGCCAAGCGGGCTGTGAAGTGCTCTATCACGACACCCCCTTGCCCGAGCTCGCCGACAGCATCTTCACCCATGACCCGGTGATCATCACCGACGAGGGGTCGATCATCCTGCGCATGGGCAAGAAGCAGCGGCGCGGCGAAGAAATCGCGATCGGAGCGACTCTGGAAGAACTGGGAGTGCCGACCCTTACCACCCTCGAAGGCGAGGCCACAGCCGAGGGCGGCGATCTCATGTGGCTGGACCACGACACCCTGGCCGTCGGCCGCGGTTACCGGACCAACACAGAAGGTCTGCGCCAACTCACCGCCGCTCTCCGGCCGCTCGGCGCCGAAACCCTCGAGGTGCAGCTGCCGCACGGAGACGGACCCGAATCCTGTCTCCACCTGATGTCGTTCATTTCCATGCTGGACCTCGATCTGGCGGTGGTCTATCTCCCCCTGCTGCCGGTGCCGTTCGTCGAGGCTCTCGCGGAACGTGGCATCGACCTGGTCGAGGTCCCCGACGAGGAGTATCCAACCATGGGCCCGAACGTGCTCGCCCTGGCGCCGCGAAAGTGTCTGATGATCGAAGGGAATCCAGTCACCAGGAAACGACTCGAAGCCGCCGGCTGCGAGGTGCTCACTTACCGCGGTAAGGAGCTTTCACTCAAGGCCGAGGGCGGAGCCACGTGCCTCACGCGGCCGATTCTGCGTTCACACATTTGA
- a CDS encoding NFACT RNA binding domain-containing protein, whose amino-acid sequence MGKVNEPRGETDPDAGIWRGKSVARVAKSPDGMIILVGRTARDNDVLSLKLAAPGDFWFHVAGESGSHVVVRNPDRLDAPPRETKRFAAALAAAYSKARRGGKVAVHMARAGDVSKSRGLAPGKVRLRRFTTIYARPRRLDEEEKP is encoded by the coding sequence GTGGGAAAAGTCAACGAGCCTCGAGGCGAAACCGACCCAGATGCCGGGATCTGGCGGGGGAAATCGGTCGCTCGGGTAGCGAAAAGCCCGGACGGTATGATCATCCTTGTCGGCCGGACAGCCCGCGACAATGATGTCTTGTCACTCAAGCTCGCGGCCCCAGGAGACTTCTGGTTTCACGTCGCCGGCGAGTCCGGCTCGCACGTCGTGGTTCGTAACCCGGACCGACTCGATGCGCCGCCGCGCGAAACCAAGCGCTTCGCCGCCGCGTTGGCCGCCGCATACTCCAAAGCTCGTCGCGGCGGCAAGGTTGCGGTCCACATGGCGCGCGCCGGGGACGTCAGCAAGTCGCGTGGCCTCGCACCGGGCAAAGTCCGCCTGCGGCGCTTCACGACCATATATGCCAGACCCCGACGGCTCGATGAGGAGGAAAAACCGTGA